A region of Flocculibacter collagenilyticus DNA encodes the following proteins:
- the msrA gene encoding peptide-methionine (S)-S-oxide reductase MsrA has product MNNLQKATFAGGCFWCIEAAFNKLKGVKSAISGYIDGDLPNPTYKDICTGQSGYAEAVAIEFDASMIDYETLLKIFFTVHDPTQVNKQGYDVGTQYRSAIYYHSDSQKHLAKRMIEDLNQQKIWPLPIATTVAHASQFYSAESEHQLYAVNNPNQPYCQLIINPKLEKLKSAFQDYIK; this is encoded by the coding sequence ATGAATAATTTACAAAAGGCGACATTTGCTGGCGGCTGCTTTTGGTGTATTGAAGCGGCTTTCAATAAACTAAAAGGTGTTAAAAGCGCAATATCGGGTTATATTGACGGTGACCTTCCAAACCCTACCTATAAAGATATATGTACAGGGCAAAGCGGATATGCAGAAGCGGTAGCGATAGAGTTCGACGCTAGCATGATTGATTATGAAACCCTGTTAAAGATTTTCTTTACAGTGCACGATCCTACGCAAGTCAACAAACAGGGTTACGATGTTGGTACACAGTACCGCTCTGCAATTTACTATCATTCCGATTCACAAAAGCATCTCGCAAAACGTATGATTGAAGACTTGAATCAGCAAAAAATCTGGCCGCTACCGATTGCTACCACAGTAGCTCACGCCAGCCAATTTTATTCAGCAGAGAGCGAGCACCAGCTTTATGCAGTTAATAATCCCAACCAGCCATATTGCCAATTAATCATTAACCCTAAATTAGAAAAGCTAAAAAGTGCTTTTCAAGATTATATTAAATAG
- the glnB gene encoding nitrogen regulatory protein P-II yields the protein MKKIEAIIKPFKLDDVREALAEIGIAGMTVTEVKGFGRQKGHTELYRGAEYMVDFLPKVKLDIVVTEETVDRCVEVIANTAHTGKIGDGKIFVYDVERVVRIRTSEEDEEALL from the coding sequence ATGAAAAAAATAGAAGCAATAATCAAACCGTTCAAATTAGACGATGTTCGGGAAGCGTTAGCTGAAATTGGTATTGCAGGCATGACAGTGACAGAAGTTAAAGGATTTGGTAGACAGAAAGGACATACAGAACTTTACCGAGGTGCTGAATACATGGTGGACTTTTTGCCTAAAGTTAAACTGGATATTGTAGTAACTGAAGAGACTGTCGATCGCTGTGTTGAGGTTATTGCTAATACAGCACATACAGGGAAAATCGGCGATGGTAAGATTTTTGTTTATGATGTTGAGCGGGTAGTGCGTATACGAACGTCTGAAGAAGATGAAGAAGCTTTATTATAA
- the nadE gene encoding ammonia-dependent NAD(+) synthetase, with the protein MNQQSIVAEMKVLPDIDPNFEIQRRIDFIKQQLLNAGLSTLVLGISGGVDSSTCGKLAQLAVDQLNQEKNSNNHQFIAVRLPYGTQADEEDAQAAISFIKPTHTMTVNIQQSTDQMHVEVLNALPPALRAKKNDSDIDFVKGNVKARARMIAQYEIAGLTNALVLGTDHSAENITGFYTKHGDGACDLAPLFGLNKRQVRLLAKTLNAPTPLIEKAPTADLECLTPSKKDEEALGISYDEIDDFLEGKNISKQSSERLISIFNKTQHKRQPIPTIYD; encoded by the coding sequence ATGAATCAGCAATCAATCGTGGCTGAAATGAAGGTATTACCTGATATTGATCCTAATTTTGAAATTCAACGCCGCATCGACTTTATCAAACAACAATTACTCAATGCGGGCCTATCAACTTTAGTGCTCGGTATCAGTGGTGGTGTAGATTCCTCAACCTGTGGAAAGCTAGCGCAGTTGGCAGTTGATCAACTCAATCAAGAAAAGAACAGTAATAACCATCAGTTTATTGCTGTTAGGTTGCCTTACGGAACGCAAGCAGATGAAGAAGATGCACAAGCTGCAATTTCGTTTATCAAACCTACACACACTATGACGGTTAACATTCAACAAAGCACAGACCAAATGCACGTTGAAGTACTCAATGCATTGCCACCAGCGTTACGAGCAAAGAAAAATGATTCGGATATCGATTTTGTAAAAGGCAATGTCAAAGCGAGAGCACGTATGATTGCACAATATGAAATTGCAGGCCTGACTAACGCCTTGGTGCTAGGTACTGATCATTCAGCAGAGAATATTACTGGTTTTTATACTAAGCACGGCGATGGTGCCTGCGATCTTGCACCTCTATTTGGCTTAAATAAAAGACAAGTACGTTTACTTGCAAAAACATTAAATGCGCCAACTCCGCTTATTGAAAAAGCACCAACAGCTGACTTGGAATGTTTGACGCCATCCAAAAAAGATGAGGAAGCATTGGGGATTAGTTACGATGAAATCGATGACTTCCTCGAAGGTAAAAACATTTCAAAACAAAGTAGCGAAAGATTAATTTCGATCTTCAACAAGACACAGCATAAACGCCAACCAATACCAACTATTTATGATTAG
- a CDS encoding GspH/FimT family pseudopilin, whose translation MKKNGFTLLEVLVVVGIVGILASIALPNLSSFLESNRVENKLQELNRLFAYARGEAISGETFVTVCPLVNRTCTNDWSKEIVAFIDDNNNQTREANEAELRVSGPLNSNDFLQFANAALTYESRGMLANNDAGGRFIYCPSYKNNINSRSLDITPLTGRATISDNTVTCN comes from the coding sequence ATGAAGAAAAACGGTTTTACATTATTAGAGGTGTTAGTAGTTGTTGGCATAGTTGGCATTCTCGCTTCAATCGCATTACCAAATTTAAGCAGCTTTTTAGAATCAAATCGCGTTGAAAACAAGTTACAAGAACTAAATAGACTATTCGCATATGCAAGAGGCGAAGCTATTAGTGGAGAAACATTCGTTACTGTCTGCCCTTTAGTAAACAGGACTTGTACAAATGATTGGAGCAAAGAAATTGTTGCCTTTATAGATGATAATAATAATCAAACAAGAGAAGCCAACGAAGCCGAGTTGCGCGTTAGTGGGCCACTGAACAGCAATGACTTTCTACAATTTGCTAATGCGGCTTTAACATATGAATCTAGAGGAATGCTAGCCAATAATGATGCTGGCGGTAGGTTTATTTACTGCCCTTCCTACAAAAATAATATAAATTCACGCTCACTCGACATTACCCCACTAACTGGTAGAGCAACAATTAGTGACAATACTGTTACTTGTAACTAA
- a CDS encoding GspH/FimT family pseudopilin: protein MTKSSHAFTLVELLIVVTILGILASAALPSFNSILESTRADNKTSELTRLLYFARAEAISSENFVTLCPLQNNACVNNWNLEIVVFNDINLNRTIDGNERVLRVISPIPSHDFLQHPFSSVSYDATGMLANRMGSSFRYCPGTKNSQYARRIIVSSHTGRVRYSDEDTECR, encoded by the coding sequence ATGACTAAGAGTAGTCACGCCTTTACTTTAGTTGAATTATTAATTGTTGTTACAATATTAGGCATTCTTGCTAGTGCCGCACTTCCCAGCTTTAACAGTATTTTAGAGTCAACCCGAGCAGATAATAAAACATCTGAACTAACACGATTACTTTACTTTGCCAGAGCTGAAGCAATCTCATCTGAAAATTTCGTCACGCTATGCCCCCTTCAAAACAATGCATGTGTAAATAATTGGAATTTAGAGATAGTTGTTTTCAACGACATTAATTTAAACCGAACTATTGACGGCAACGAAAGGGTATTAAGGGTAATATCGCCTATTCCATCACATGACTTTTTACAACATCCTTTTAGCTCAGTCAGTTATGATGCAACTGGTATGCTGGCCAATAGAATGGGCAGTTCTTTTAGGTATTGCCCTGGTACTAAAAACAGCCAATATGCTAGAAGAATCATTGTCTCATCACATACTGGCCGAGTTAGGTATTCTGATGAAGATACAGAGTGTAGATAA
- a CDS encoding TapY2 family type IVa secretion system protein gives MKLHVFFISFVCICTSIAFASNEDVTQRSHYKCHVKLSSQEEAIITGMEKNKLRKDELIKKQFGKSISIELNGKRHKVVDVVECTDLYGKFILYSSQKLDKNTEH, from the coding sequence ATGAAATTACACGTATTTTTTATATCTTTTGTGTGTATTTGCACCTCCATCGCCTTTGCTAGTAATGAAGATGTTACTCAAAGGAGCCATTATAAATGTCATGTAAAACTTAGCTCCCAAGAAGAAGCCATTATTACTGGTATGGAAAAGAATAAGCTTCGCAAAGATGAGCTGATTAAAAAGCAATTTGGTAAGTCTATTTCAATAGAACTAAATGGTAAACGCCATAAAGTTGTGGATGTTGTTGAGTGTACAGATTTATATGGTAAATTTATTTTGTACTCATCGCAGAAGCTAGACAAAAACACAGAGCATTGA
- a CDS encoding type IV pilin protein: MKSKKVVLGFSLIEVMVTVAIVGILASIAYPSYVDYVSQNRRSEAMIELISAANMQEQFFADFRTYTTDLTQLGYPADPFITESGYYSISVVTDAQDIDQEFVIQAKALGSQAAADSDCKIFTIDNIGRKSANNGSATNNNCWER; the protein is encoded by the coding sequence ATGAAGAGTAAAAAAGTTGTACTCGGCTTTTCTTTAATAGAGGTAATGGTGACAGTAGCGATAGTGGGGATCTTAGCGAGTATTGCATATCCGAGTTATGTTGATTATGTCTCGCAAAATAGGCGTTCTGAAGCAATGATAGAGTTGATATCAGCAGCTAATATGCAAGAGCAGTTTTTTGCAGATTTTAGAACTTATACAACAGATTTAACCCAACTTGGATATCCGGCTGACCCATTTATTACTGAAAGTGGATATTACAGTATCTCGGTAGTTACGGATGCTCAGGATATAGATCAGGAATTTGTTATTCAAGCAAAAGCCTTAGGAAGCCAAGCTGCTGCAGATAGCGATTGTAAAATCTTTACCATAGATAATATTGGAAGAAAGTCGGCTAATAACGGTAGCGCAACAAATAATAATTGCTGGGAGCGATAA
- a CDS encoding pilus assembly protein — MKKFIFFLASLITVLSVSTQADDIEIYLGDAALRGSSRPQVLVILDTSGSMAVAQHGGIVQVKPFYDPETVYPSLGGADNDSNAIFYIKGALGSEELPNPSSSSEKRRFSGQHLACNTSNTYLTKYGYYTGKVKEYKFNGNTGGWQNISSYDGLSGEGVVECWDDIDRKNQDNSGKKDFNNNGLLNGYPVNGKGDALNPVYFEAGDSGLTAAKAAGLEEGESTTLYTANYLRWHFNTNLGLVNKTKMEIAQRTIEGLFATTPSADFGLQIFNKGSNGGRVIAKIQGRDSDEMDDMIDNKLNKTVGDGGTPLCESLYEAYRYFAGKSLLYGKALSNPSPARDTTAEDKGAYISPYSSCKNELYIVMITDGKPTGDKNANSLIKSVAGLSDSDKSSFSDGKDSTFIPAFAEWLNTEDINPNLSGTQTAKLYTVGFGQAVITAAGDMLEEAARRGGGKYYPVTSPTKLQNALQSAIANISKVNGTFSSPGVAVNTTDPTRTLDYLYYAMFKPDKGSRWRGNLKKLKISGTKIVDQTGTQDAILADGTISPEAKTFWTVGSKADGNTVEEGGVNQALVNQSSRKLFSNDGTSLVDFTFNNLKNIAGNKNQLAQLMNIDKNQIDYYLNWAKGKDVDGSDTSKNRQDILGDPLHAKPLVINYGGSPADIRIILGTNAGFLHMFKDNDTTVEEKWALMPFELIPNISTLKHNYPSDGKVYGVDGTPAVFVDDKNGDGVINGDTDTVWAFVGMRRGGSSYYALDLSKPDSPTIKWIINSNSSDFEELGQTWSKPYVMYHPINVDENGNAKPILVFGAGYSTSSDVLNVKAPDSVGRGIYMVDADSGNLLWKLTPEESANIKFEGEHSIPSSISPFDADFDGYTDRLYFSDTGGNVWRADIGDVDKSKWKVYKFAELGSDASEFPADDRRFFSEPAIARSFFSATREVTINGNTSITRAEQPYDAVVIGSGNRARPLASGVNDYLFVLRDTRTLAQPLADDETFEPIRLNDLLLNKLSGGKLTLEIDDEVQMKEKMLEFSQLKGWYYPLANKEKSLSPSFVLGGKAYFNSYAPADQLEEGECVYKPAGSMYAFDLNMGTRLFTEIKIPQTVQGIPDMPQIVVPECTGADCKKGQVYLAVPADGIEVEGKPDSKCTGDKCDLLEASGVTISTQRAYLYVEENGAR, encoded by the coding sequence ATGAAAAAATTTATATTCTTTCTTGCTTCATTGATAACTGTGTTGTCGGTAAGTACTCAAGCTGATGATATTGAAATTTATTTGGGTGATGCAGCACTAAGGGGAAGTTCTAGGCCTCAGGTGTTAGTTATTTTAGATACTTCTGGAAGTATGGCTGTTGCGCAGCATGGTGGAATAGTACAGGTTAAGCCATTCTATGATCCAGAAACAGTGTATCCATCTTTAGGGGGAGCGGATAATGACTCTAACGCAATCTTTTATATTAAAGGTGCATTAGGTAGTGAAGAGTTGCCCAACCCATCGAGTAGTTCAGAAAAAAGGCGTTTTAGTGGGCAGCACTTAGCGTGTAACACTTCTAATACGTATTTAACCAAGTATGGCTATTATACTGGGAAAGTAAAAGAATATAAGTTTAACGGCAATACAGGTGGATGGCAGAATATATCAAGCTATGACGGCTTATCCGGTGAAGGTGTTGTTGAGTGTTGGGATGATATTGATCGAAAAAATCAAGATAACTCAGGAAAGAAAGATTTTAATAATAACGGTTTACTGAATGGTTACCCTGTAAATGGGAAAGGGGATGCGTTAAACCCGGTCTATTTTGAAGCGGGTGACTCAGGGCTGACAGCGGCAAAAGCTGCAGGCTTAGAAGAAGGGGAAAGCACCACTTTATATACGGCTAATTACTTACGTTGGCATTTCAATACTAACTTAGGTTTAGTAAATAAAACTAAGATGGAGATAGCGCAAAGAACCATTGAAGGGCTTTTTGCTACTACACCCTCTGCAGACTTTGGTTTACAAATTTTCAATAAAGGCAGTAATGGTGGCCGAGTTATTGCTAAAATTCAAGGTAGAGACAGTGATGAAATGGATGACATGATTGATAACAAGCTCAACAAAACTGTCGGAGATGGTGGAACTCCATTGTGTGAATCGCTATATGAAGCCTATCGTTACTTTGCAGGTAAGAGCTTATTATATGGGAAGGCGCTATCTAATCCTTCACCGGCTAGAGACACAACCGCAGAAGATAAAGGTGCTTATATTTCACCTTACTCGTCATGTAAGAATGAACTTTATATAGTGATGATAACTGACGGAAAGCCGACAGGAGACAAGAACGCGAATAGTTTAATAAAAAGTGTTGCAGGGTTATCGGATTCAGACAAAAGTAGTTTCTCAGACGGTAAAGATAGTACATTTATTCCTGCATTTGCTGAGTGGTTAAACACAGAAGACATTAATCCAAACTTATCAGGTACGCAGACAGCCAAGCTATATACAGTTGGATTTGGCCAGGCAGTTATTACTGCTGCTGGCGACATGCTTGAAGAGGCCGCTCGACGTGGAGGCGGAAAGTACTATCCAGTAACTTCACCTACTAAATTACAAAATGCTCTACAATCCGCAATCGCTAATATTTCCAAAGTAAATGGGACGTTCTCATCACCAGGTGTTGCTGTTAATACAACCGATCCGACACGAACTTTAGATTATTTATATTATGCGATGTTTAAACCTGATAAAGGTTCAAGATGGCGTGGTAATCTTAAAAAGCTAAAGATTAGTGGAACGAAAATCGTTGATCAAACCGGTACGCAGGATGCAATTTTAGCTGATGGTACGATAAGTCCTGAAGCAAAAACATTTTGGACTGTGGGTAGCAAAGCTGATGGTAATACAGTAGAAGAGGGTGGAGTTAATCAAGCGCTTGTGAACCAAAGCTCCCGAAAACTATTTAGTAATGATGGTACTTCTTTAGTGGATTTTACATTCAATAATCTTAAAAATATTGCTGGGAATAAAAATCAACTTGCTCAATTAATGAATATAGATAAAAACCAGATTGATTATTACTTAAACTGGGCTAAAGGAAAGGATGTTGACGGTAGTGATACTTCTAAAAATAGGCAGGATATTTTAGGCGACCCGCTACACGCAAAGCCTTTAGTTATTAATTATGGCGGTAGTCCTGCAGATATTAGAATTATACTGGGCACTAATGCTGGCTTTTTACACATGTTTAAGGATAACGACACAACAGTCGAAGAGAAGTGGGCGTTAATGCCATTTGAATTGATTCCTAATATTTCAACACTTAAACATAATTATCCTTCTGATGGAAAAGTATACGGTGTTGATGGTACTCCTGCCGTATTTGTAGATGATAAAAATGGTGACGGTGTTATTAATGGAGACACTGATACAGTGTGGGCCTTTGTAGGTATGCGCCGAGGTGGAAGCTCTTACTATGCGCTGGACTTATCTAAACCAGACAGCCCGACAATAAAGTGGATAATAAACAGTAACAGCTCGGACTTTGAAGAGCTTGGTCAAACTTGGTCTAAACCTTATGTGATGTATCATCCGATTAATGTAGATGAAAATGGTAACGCAAAACCGATTTTAGTTTTTGGCGCTGGCTATAGTACGAGTAGCGATGTTTTGAATGTAAAAGCACCTGACTCAGTTGGGCGTGGTATTTATATGGTTGATGCTGATTCCGGTAATTTGTTATGGAAACTAACCCCTGAAGAGTCTGCAAACATTAAGTTTGAAGGAGAGCATAGTATCCCCTCTAGTATTAGTCCATTTGATGCAGATTTCGACGGTTACACAGACAGGCTTTATTTCTCTGATACGGGAGGTAACGTATGGAGGGCTGACATTGGTGATGTAGATAAGTCTAAATGGAAGGTTTACAAGTTTGCTGAGTTAGGAAGTGATGCAAGTGAATTTCCCGCTGATGATCGCCGTTTCTTCTCCGAACCGGCAATTGCTCGTTCTTTCTTTTCTGCAACCAGAGAAGTCACAATTAATGGCAACACCTCGATAACAAGAGCTGAGCAGCCTTATGATGCTGTGGTAATAGGCTCAGGAAATCGAGCCCGCCCTCTTGCTTCTGGTGTAAATGATTATTTGTTTGTATTACGTGATACTCGAACGTTAGCACAGCCATTAGCCGATGATGAAACATTTGAGCCAATAAGGCTTAATGACTTACTTCTTAATAAACTTTCTGGAGGAAAGCTTACTCTTGAAATTGATGATGAAGTGCAGATGAAAGAGAAAATGCTGGAGTTTAGTCAATTGAAAGGTTGGTATTATCCGCTGGCTAATAAAGAAAAGTCTTTATCACCTTCATTTGTATTGGGGGGGAAAGCATATTTCAATAGTTATGCGCCAGCAGATCAGTTGGAAGAAGGGGAGTGCGTTTATAAACCAGCAGGTAGTATGTATGCGTTTGATTTAAATATGGGCACTCGCTTATTTACTGAAATCAAAATTCCTCAAACAGTTCAGGGTATTCCTGATATGCCTCAGATAGTGGTACCTGAATGTACGGGAGCAGACTGTAAAAAAGGGCAAGTGTACTTAGCGGTGCCTGCTGATGGAATTGAGGTTGAGGGTAAGCCTGACTCGAAGTGTACTGGTGATAAATGTGACTTACTTGAGGCTAGCGGAGTGACAATATCTACACAGCGCGCATACCTATATGTTGAAGAAAATGGAGCAAGATAA
- a CDS encoding PilW family protein — protein MKTFSISYSQRGMTLLEVMISLAVGVFLLGGVMATYVAMRTTTAETTRIGEMQEAGKVAMAILSQEISQAGFVGRLSPKQIHSADTALLAGLIPANDADCISPGQNNGSFPNGSLSTFNYIYGFDITGSTAFGCVSEAASDNDALQIKRVIGDTLLPENRNAGEFYLASNTSEGIFFPGNVTDANVPTLSNRDIWLYSHSVFYIGGTNGVPALAMERLSIDEDDGEFNRRFLVPGVERMRFMFGIDTTGDGAVNTYMPSSAMMREDWEGRLLPNGELSKVLNVRVFLLVRAIAEDPNYTNNITYQLGDETVSGNGDNFRRMLFSSTIKIENAQL, from the coding sequence ATGAAAACTTTTTCTATTAGTTATTCTCAACGTGGCATGACACTTTTAGAAGTAATGATTTCATTGGCTGTGGGAGTATTCCTGCTAGGTGGTGTCATGGCTACTTATGTTGCTATGCGGACTACGACAGCTGAAACAACCAGAATTGGTGAGATGCAGGAAGCTGGCAAAGTTGCTATGGCAATCTTGTCACAGGAAATTTCGCAAGCAGGTTTTGTGGGGAGATTATCACCAAAGCAAATTCATAGTGCTGATACTGCGTTATTAGCTGGGCTTATACCTGCTAATGATGCTGACTGTATTAGCCCTGGGCAAAATAACGGAAGCTTTCCAAACGGCTCACTTTCTACATTTAATTATATTTATGGCTTCGATATTACTGGTAGTACTGCTTTTGGCTGTGTTAGTGAGGCCGCAAGTGACAATGACGCACTACAAATTAAACGAGTCATAGGTGATACCCTTTTACCTGAAAACCGTAATGCCGGTGAGTTCTATCTAGCCAGTAATACAAGTGAAGGAATATTCTTTCCTGGAAATGTGACAGATGCAAATGTTCCAACTTTAAGTAACAGAGATATTTGGCTTTATTCACATAGTGTTTTTTATATCGGCGGTACTAACGGTGTACCTGCTCTAGCAATGGAGAGGTTATCAATCGATGAAGATGATGGTGAGTTTAATCGCCGTTTTTTAGTGCCAGGCGTTGAGCGTATGCGCTTTATGTTTGGTATTGATACTACAGGTGACGGGGCAGTGAATACATATATGCCTTCATCGGCAATGATGAGAGAAGATTGGGAAGGTCGATTATTACCCAATGGAGAATTAAGTAAAGTATTGAACGTTAGGGTGTTTTTGTTAGTAAGAGCAATTGCAGAAGATCCTAATTACACTAATAACATCACATATCAGCTAGGTGACGAAACAGTGTCTGGCAATGGCGATAATTTTAGACGCATGTTGTTCAGTTCTACCATTAAAATAGAAAATGCACAGCTGTGA
- the pilV gene encoding type IV pilus modification protein PilV — MVRRTQSGFSFVEVLVAFFILATGILGTIAMQATAKKSSFDALQRAIALSLANDMLHRIKANPNQIDAYIASDNATGDVFDEPTQRCNTLANTCTPEQIRLNDLHEWEQDLIGANAQTGNDIAVGGLINPTGCILDPSTTTLNDVAIVISWQGREMLADAGESNEAGGDRNIDGAKECGMEDDKRRRQVVIRTVIF, encoded by the coding sequence ATGGTTAGACGAACCCAGTCAGGCTTTTCATTTGTTGAAGTACTGGTTGCTTTTTTTATATTAGCAACTGGTATTCTTGGCACTATTGCAATGCAAGCCACAGCAAAGAAATCAAGCTTTGATGCACTTCAACGAGCAATAGCTCTCTCTTTAGCAAATGATATGCTGCACCGCATTAAAGCCAACCCCAATCAAATTGACGCTTATATTGCCAGTGATAATGCCACAGGTGATGTATTCGATGAACCCACCCAACGCTGTAATACGCTAGCCAATACCTGCACACCTGAACAAATAAGATTGAATGACTTGCATGAGTGGGAGCAAGATTTAATTGGTGCGAACGCTCAAACGGGAAACGATATCGCTGTTGGAGGTTTGATTAATCCAACTGGTTGTATTTTGGACCCTTCGACTACGACGTTAAACGACGTGGCAATTGTGATCTCATGGCAAGGAAGAGAGATGTTGGCAGATGCAGGCGAAAGCAATGAAGCAGGTGGTGACCGGAATATCGACGGTGCTAAAGAATGTGGTATGGAAGATGATAAGAGAAGACGTCAGGTCGTAATTAGAACGGTAATATTTTAA
- the ispH gene encoding 4-hydroxy-3-methylbut-2-enyl diphosphate reductase, which produces MDILLANPRGFCAGVDRAISIVERALEIFKPPIYVRHEVVHNKFVVDGLKSRGAIFVDELNEVPDDSIVIFSAHGVSQAVRKEAKDRALKVFDATCPLVTKVHMEVTRASRKGIECVLIGHNGHPEVEGTMGQYDNDEGGIYLVESVSDVKNLEVKNAEELFYCSQTTLSVDDTADVIEALQAKFPKIAGPRKDDICYATQNRQDAVRELAQKVDLLYVVGAKNSSNSNRLRELAEKMGTKAYLIDDASFINKDTVENINKVGVTAGASAPEVLVKDVISKLKTLGGKEVIENPGKEENIVFALPAELR; this is translated from the coding sequence ATGGATATTTTATTAGCGAATCCAAGAGGATTCTGTGCAGGCGTTGACCGTGCAATTAGTATTGTTGAGCGTGCGTTAGAAATTTTCAAGCCGCCCATTTATGTAAGGCATGAGGTTGTTCATAATAAATTTGTTGTTGACGGGTTAAAATCTCGCGGGGCAATTTTTGTTGATGAGCTGAATGAAGTACCGGATGATAGCATTGTTATTTTTAGTGCTCACGGGGTTTCACAAGCAGTTAGAAAAGAAGCAAAAGACAGGGCATTAAAAGTGTTTGATGCAACATGCCCATTAGTTACTAAAGTGCATATGGAAGTGACGCGTGCAAGCCGAAAAGGGATAGAGTGTGTACTGATAGGTCATAATGGTCATCCTGAGGTTGAAGGTACGATGGGACAATATGACAATGATGAAGGTGGAATTTATCTGGTTGAATCAGTATCAGATGTTAAAAATCTAGAAGTGAAAAACGCTGAAGAATTGTTTTATTGTAGTCAAACAACCTTGTCGGTTGACGATACAGCTGACGTTATTGAAGCGTTACAAGCAAAGTTTCCAAAAATAGCAGGGCCACGTAAAGATGATATCTGTTACGCAACTCAAAATAGGCAGGATGCTGTAAGGGAGTTGGCACAAAAAGTTGATCTGCTATATGTCGTTGGGGCAAAAAATAGCTCTAACTCGAATCGTTTGAGAGAATTAGCAGAAAAAATGGGAACCAAAGCGTACCTTATTGATGATGCAAGCTTTATTAATAAAGACACGGTCGAAAATATAAATAAAGTTGGTGTAACAGCAGGGGCATCCGCACCAGAAGTACTTGTAAAAGATGTTATTTCTAAACTAAAAACGCTCGGTGGAAAAGAAGTAATAGAAAATCCTGGCAAAGAAGAGAATATAGTATTTGCTCTACCAGCAGAATTGCGATAA
- the fkpB gene encoding FKBP-type peptidyl-prolyl cis-trans isomerase, translating to MNQITHDSNVIMHFTIKLSDGSAADSTKVNNKPAKFTMGDGSLSENFEKCLLGLVQGETKSFELQPEDAFGMPNPDNIYFVERSKFNNDVPAEVGMIVAFTQPDGVELPGVIREVAGESVTVDFNHPLAGQVVTFDVDVLEVN from the coding sequence ATGAATCAAATTACGCATGACAGTAACGTTATTATGCACTTTACTATTAAACTTTCTGATGGCTCTGCTGCAGACTCAACTAAAGTTAATAATAAACCTGCAAAATTCACGATGGGTGATGGTAGCTTGTCTGAAAATTTTGAGAAATGTTTGCTTGGGTTGGTTCAAGGAGAAACTAAATCATTTGAGTTACAGCCTGAAGATGCTTTTGGTATGCCCAATCCGGATAATATCTATTTTGTAGAGCGCAGTAAATTTAACAATGATGTTCCTGCAGAGGTTGGGATGATCGTTGCTTTTACCCAGCCTGATGGCGTAGAGCTTCCTGGTGTGATCCGAGAAGTCGCGGGCGAATCAGTTACTGTAGATTTTAACCACCCACTAGCAGGTCAAGTCGTTACGTTTGATGTTGATGTGCTGGAAGTAAATTAG
- the lspA gene encoding signal peptidase II → MNLSLFKETGLRWLWLSFLFLIIDQVTKQWVVATFDLYESVQVLPFFNLTYVHNLGAAFSFLSDAGGWQRWFFAAVAFLVSVALIVWLGKTRLTEQKLCIAYALILGGALGNLIDRVLFGYVIDFIHVYYENWHYPAFNIADSAICVGAGLLIWDAFTNNNENSNDELSKEK, encoded by the coding sequence ATGAACTTATCATTATTTAAAGAAACTGGGCTGCGTTGGTTATGGCTCAGTTTTTTATTTCTTATTATTGACCAAGTAACAAAACAATGGGTTGTGGCTACGTTTGATTTATACGAGTCAGTTCAAGTGTTGCCATTTTTTAACCTTACATATGTGCATAACTTAGGGGCTGCATTTAGCTTTTTAAGTGATGCAGGGGGCTGGCAACGCTGGTTTTTTGCAGCTGTGGCTTTTTTAGTGAGCGTTGCACTTATTGTATGGTTAGGAAAAACTCGATTAACTGAACAAAAATTGTGTATAGCTTATGCGCTGATTTTAGGTGGTGCATTAGGGAACTTAATTGATCGCGTGCTTTTTGGGTATGTTATCGACTTTATACATGTTTATTATGAAAATTGGCATTATCCTGCATTTAATATTGCAGATAGTGCAATTTGTGTAGGTGCAGGGTTATTAATTTGGGACGCATTTACAAATAATAATGAAAATTCAAATGATGAATTGAGCAAAGAGAAGTAA